A portion of the Sabethes cyaneus chromosome 3, idSabCyanKW18_F2, whole genome shotgun sequence genome contains these proteins:
- the LOC128743007 gene encoding calcyclin-binding protein produces the protein MSQQSIENLTLDLEELRRLAESATRTRVQQMLSINIRKLETDLEQQKNALASKESQSSPSAKPPASVPGDCKRYRVELKEYAWDQSDKFIKIFVTVNDVQQVPEENVNVEFTENSFNLLIGNLNNKDYTFVVNHLLNEIDPVKSYRKVKSDMVAIYLAKQKPTKWAHLTLTAKRLQDMKDERLSKNSKETGDDPSGGLMKIMQQLYDSGDSETKRMINKAWHESQNKKSELKGASYVE, from the exons ATGTCGCAACAAAGCATTGAAAAT CTCACGTTGGATTTGGAAGAGCTCCGTCGGCTGGCCGAGAGCGCAACACGGACTCGTGTACAGCAGATGCTGTCTATTAACATTCGCAAACTGGAAACCGATCTTGAACAGCAGAAGAATGCTTTGGCCAGTAAGGAATCACAATCATCCCCATCCGCCAAACCACCTGCGTCGGTTCCGGGTGATTGCAAACGCTACCGTGTCGAGCTGAAAGAATACGCCTGGGATCAGAGtgataaatttatcaaaatcTTCGTTACGGTCAACGACGTTCAGCAGGTTCCGGAGGAAAATGTCAACGTTGAGTTCACTGAAAATTCATTTAATCTGCTCATTGGTAACCTAAACAACAAGGATTACACATTCGTTGTAAATCATCTGCTGAACGAGATCGATCCGGTTAAAAGTTACCGAAAGGTAAAGTCTGACATGGTCGCTATCTATCTGGCGAAGCAGAAACCTACCAAGTGGGCTCACCTAACGTTGACTGCCAAGCGCCTGCAAGATATGAAAGATGAACGGTTATCGAAGAACTCAAAAGAAACCGGTGATGATCCATCCGGTGGACTGATGAAGATTATGCAGCAGCTGTACGACAGTGGTGACTCGGAAACGAAACGAATGATCAACAAGGCATGGCACGAATCGCAGAACAAGAAAAGTGAACTGAAAGGAGCTTCCTACGTCGAGTAG